From Cyclopterus lumpus isolate fCycLum1 chromosome 4, fCycLum1.pri, whole genome shotgun sequence, a single genomic window includes:
- the diras1a gene encoding GTP-binding protein Di-Ras1a, whose protein sequence is MPEQSNDYRVVVFGAGGVGKSSLVLRFVKGTFRDTYIPTVEDTYRQVISCDKSVCTLQITDTTGSHQFPAMQRLSISKGHAFILVFSITSRQSLEELKPIYQQVLAIKGTVDSIPIMLVGNKSDETAQREVERKDAEAQAATWKCAFMETSAKTNSNVKELFQELLSLEKKRDMSLSIDGKRSGKQKRADKLKGKCSIM, encoded by the exons ATGCCAGAGCAGAGCAACGACTACCGGGTGGTGGTGTTCGGAGCCGGCGGGGTGGGGAAGAGCTCGCTGGTCCTTCGGTTTGTCAAAGGCACTTTCAGAGACACCTACATCCCCACTGTGGAGGACACATACAGACAA gtgaTCAGCTGCGACAAGAGCGTCTGCACACTGCAGATCACagacacaacaggaagtcaccagTTTCCAGCCATGCAGCGTCTTTCCATCTCCAAAGGCCATGCCTTCATCCTGGTGTTCTCCATCACCAGCCGCCAATCACTGGAAGAGCTGAAACCCATTTACCAGCAG GTCTTGGCCATCAAAGGTACAGTGGATTCCATTCCCATCATGCTTGTGGGCAACAAAAGCGACGAGACGGCCCAGCGCGAGGTGGAGAGGAAGGACGCCGAGGCTCAGGCCGCCACCTGGAAGTGTGCCTTCATGGAGACGTCGGCCAAGACGAACTCCAACGTAAAGGAACTGTTTCAGGAGCTGCTGTccctggagaagaagagggacATGAGCCTGAGCATCGACGGCAAGCGCTCGGGAAAACAAAAACGAGCCGACAAGTTGAAGGGGAAGTGCAGCATCATGTAG